The following are from one region of the Candidatus Protochlamydia phocaeensis genome:
- a CDS encoding agmatine deiminase family protein, with product MTDKTPKELGYSFPAEWRPHRATWLSWPHKEASWPGKLQSIYPIYAQFVRVLTEGEWVCINVNDEAMRLQAEQHLKAAGADLSRVQFFFHPTNDAWCRDHGPAFLLRAGDVDRKAIVDWGYNAWGGKYPPYDWDDEIPTRIAHSLNLPCFKPGIVMEGGSVEFNGKGTVLTTASCLLNPNRNPHLSREEIEKYLIQYYGVEQVLWLEEGIEGDDTDGHIDDLTRFVNEDTVVTVVEKDRNQANYRPLQQNVKALNKMRLLNGKALNVIELPMPAPYFEQGQPLPCSYANFYISNAAVIVPIFEDPQDDAALQILSECFKDRKVIGLNSRDIIWGLGSFHCLSQQEPL from the coding sequence ATGACAGATAAAACTCCGAAAGAATTGGGCTACTCCTTTCCCGCTGAATGGAGGCCCCACCGCGCAACTTGGTTAAGCTGGCCGCACAAGGAAGCGTCTTGGCCAGGAAAGCTGCAGTCCATTTACCCTATTTATGCGCAGTTTGTCCGCGTGTTGACAGAAGGCGAATGGGTCTGCATCAATGTCAATGACGAGGCCATGCGTTTGCAGGCTGAGCAGCATTTAAAAGCCGCTGGCGCCGATTTAAGCCGCGTGCAATTTTTCTTCCATCCAACTAACGACGCCTGGTGCCGCGATCATGGCCCGGCCTTTTTGCTTCGCGCAGGAGATGTGGATCGAAAGGCCATCGTCGATTGGGGTTACAATGCCTGGGGAGGAAAATACCCCCCTTATGATTGGGATGATGAAATTCCTACGCGCATTGCCCACAGTTTGAATTTACCTTGCTTTAAGCCCGGTATTGTCATGGAAGGCGGATCGGTTGAATTCAACGGCAAAGGGACCGTGCTGACTACCGCTTCTTGCTTGCTCAATCCCAATCGCAATCCGCATTTAAGCCGGGAAGAGATTGAAAAGTATTTAATTCAATATTACGGCGTTGAACAAGTTTTATGGCTTGAAGAGGGCATTGAGGGCGATGATACAGACGGCCATATCGATGATTTGACCCGCTTTGTCAACGAAGATACCGTTGTCACCGTCGTCGAAAAAGACCGCAATCAAGCCAATTATCGGCCGCTTCAGCAGAATGTAAAAGCGCTTAATAAAATGCGTTTGTTGAATGGAAAGGCTCTCAATGTCATCGAGCTTCCCATGCCCGCCCCTTATTTCGAACAAGGGCAGCCACTCCCTTGCAGCTATGCGAACTTTTATATCAGCAATGCAGCTGTCATTGTCCCCATCTTTGAAGATCCACAGGATGATGCAGCGCTTCAAATTTTATCGGAATGTTTTAAAGACCGCAAAGTCATTGGTCTGAATTCCCGCGATATCATTTGGGGATTGGGAAGCTTCCATTGCTTAAGCCAGCAAGAGCCTCTTTAA